The Arthrobacter sp. NicSoilC5 genome has a window encoding:
- a CDS encoding PTS mannitol transporter subunit IICBA has product MATETVAKPRTSARVHVQKFGTFLSGMIMPNIGAFIAWGIITALFIEKGWLPVPQLGGFGETGGKPNIGLVGPMITYLLPLLIGYTGGKMVYDVRGGVVGAIGTMGVIVGAGIPMFIGAMIMGPLGGWTMKKIDSIWDGKIRPGFEMLVNNFSAGIWGALLALLGFYGISPLVTAFSTAAGNFVQFLVQNGLLPLTSIFIEPAKVLFLNNAINHGVLTPLGVQQSLEQGKSILFLLEANPGPGLGLLLAYAFFGRGAAKASAPGAAIIQFLGGIHEIYFPYVLMRPLLILGTIAGGMTGIATLAITNSGLVAPAAPGSIFAVLAQTSRDSYFGVILSVVLAAAVSFLVSSVILRTTKHSDEADLGDATARMEAMKGKKSSVASTLTGAGAGTAAGAAAGHGGVGVLAGPVRNIVFACDAGMGSSAMGASVLRNKIKAAGFPDVKVTNASIANLSDTYDVVVTHQDLTERAKPVTSSAVHYSVDNFMNSPRYDEIVELVRDSNTEGGTADAGTSHGAHAADAPVDAAPAAAGATAGGAAAATGTSEILARESVVLTGKATTRDAAIDEAGRLLLARGAVDEGYIAAMHEREESVSTYMGSFLAIPHGTNAAKDHIRKSAVSVIRYPEGIDWNGKEVKFVVGVAGINNEHLHILSSIAKVFTNKEQVARLEAATSEDEVLELFGKVNA; this is encoded by the coding sequence ATGGCAACAGAGACAGTTGCAAAACCCCGCACCAGCGCGCGCGTGCACGTCCAAAAGTTCGGGACATTCCTGTCCGGCATGATCATGCCCAACATTGGCGCGTTCATCGCCTGGGGCATCATCACCGCCCTCTTCATCGAGAAGGGGTGGCTGCCCGTTCCGCAGCTCGGTGGTTTCGGTGAGACCGGCGGGAAGCCCAACATCGGCCTGGTAGGCCCCATGATCACCTACCTCCTGCCGCTGCTGATCGGCTACACCGGCGGCAAGATGGTCTACGACGTCCGCGGCGGCGTGGTGGGGGCCATCGGCACCATGGGCGTGATTGTGGGCGCCGGCATCCCGATGTTCATCGGCGCCATGATCATGGGCCCCCTGGGCGGCTGGACCATGAAGAAGATCGACTCCATCTGGGACGGCAAGATCCGCCCGGGCTTCGAAATGCTGGTGAACAACTTCTCCGCCGGCATCTGGGGCGCCCTGCTGGCACTGCTGGGCTTCTACGGCATCTCGCCGCTGGTCACCGCCTTCAGCACGGCCGCCGGCAACTTTGTCCAGTTCCTGGTGCAGAACGGCCTCCTGCCGCTGACCAGCATCTTCATCGAACCCGCCAAGGTCCTGTTCCTGAACAACGCCATCAACCACGGCGTGCTCACCCCGCTGGGCGTCCAGCAGTCCCTGGAGCAGGGCAAGTCCATCCTGTTCCTGCTGGAGGCCAACCCCGGTCCCGGCCTGGGCCTCCTGCTCGCGTACGCGTTCTTTGGCCGCGGCGCCGCCAAGGCCTCCGCCCCCGGCGCTGCCATCATCCAGTTCCTGGGCGGCATCCACGAGATCTACTTCCCGTACGTCCTGATGCGCCCGCTGCTGATCCTGGGCACCATCGCCGGCGGCATGACCGGCATCGCCACCCTGGCCATCACCAACTCCGGCCTCGTGGCCCCGGCCGCGCCTGGCTCCATTTTCGCCGTCCTGGCGCAGACCTCCCGCGACAGCTACTTCGGCGTGATCCTCTCCGTGGTGCTCGCGGCTGCCGTCTCCTTCCTGGTCTCCTCCGTCATCCTGCGCACCACCAAGCACAGTGACGAGGCGGACCTGGGCGACGCCACCGCCCGCATGGAGGCCATGAAGGGCAAGAAGAGCTCCGTTGCCTCCACCCTGACCGGTGCCGGCGCGGGAACTGCCGCTGGTGCGGCCGCCGGCCACGGCGGAGTGGGCGTGCTCGCCGGCCCGGTGCGGAACATCGTGTTTGCGTGCGACGCCGGCATGGGCTCCAGCGCCATGGGCGCCTCGGTGCTGCGGAACAAGATCAAGGCGGCGGGCTTCCCTGACGTCAAGGTCACCAACGCCTCCATCGCCAACCTCAGCGACACCTACGACGTTGTGGTCACGCACCAGGACCTGACCGAACGCGCCAAGCCGGTCACCTCCAGCGCGGTCCACTACTCGGTGGACAACTTCATGAACAGCCCGCGCTACGACGAGATCGTGGAACTGGTCCGGGACAGCAACACCGAGGGCGGAACGGCCGACGCCGGCACCTCCCACGGTGCCCACGCCGCCGATGCACCGGTGGACGCAGCCCCCGCTGCCGCGGGAGCGACGGCAGGCGGCGCAGCAGCCGCCACCGGAACCTCCGAGATCCTGGCCCGCGAGAGCGTGGTGCTGACCGGTAAGGCCACCACCCGCGACGCCGCCATCGACGAGGCCGGACGGCTCCTGCTGGCCCGGGGCGCCGTGGATGAGGGATACATCGCCGCCATGCACGAGCGCGAGGAATCCGTGTCCACCTACATGGGCAGCTTCCTGGCCATCCCGCACGGCACCAACGCCGCCAAGGACCACATCCGCAAGTCTGCGGTGTCCGTCATCCGCTACCCGGAGGGCATCGACTGGAACGGCAAGGAAGTGAAGTTCGTGGTGGGCGTGGCAGGCATCAACAACGAACACCTGCACATCCTGTCCTCCATCGCCAAGGTGTTCACCAACAAGGAGCAGGTGGCCCGGCTGGAGGCTGCCACGTCCGAGGACGAAGTCCTGGAGCTCTTCGGAAAGGTCAACGCATAG